One stretch of Thalassophryne amazonica chromosome 17, fThaAma1.1, whole genome shotgun sequence DNA includes these proteins:
- the LOC117528945 gene encoding calsenilin-like isoform X2 gives MQAEEKAAVDGGLLSDISGKETNPGGQTEGSKWQKPHISRKSLMKCCLVKWIIASTTQQGPDSSDSDLELSMVRHQPEGLEQLQAQTQFTRKELQSLYRGFKNECPSGLVDEETFKTIYSQFFPQGDATTYAHFLFNAFDMDRSGSIRFEDFVLGLSVLLRGSVTEKLRWAFNLYDINKDGHITKEEMLAIMTSIYDMMGRYTLPSVRDDSPFEHVEKFFQKMDRNRDGVVTIDEFIETCQKDENIMASMQLFENVI, from the exons ATGCAG GCGGAGGAGAAGGCGGCGGTGGACGGGGGGCTGCTGTCCGATATCAGTGGGAAAGAGACAAACCCAGGAGGCCAGACGGAGGGGTCCAAGTGGCAGAAACCACACATCTCACGGAAATCTCTGATGAAGTGCTGCCTTGTCAAGTGGATCATTGCCAGCACCACTCAGCAGGGTCCAG ACAGCAGTGACAGCGACCTTGAACTGTCCATGGTGCGTCACCAGCCTGAAGGCCTCGAACAGCTCCAAGCCCAGACCCAGTTCACCAGGAAGGAGCTGCAGTCGCTTTACAGAGGCTTCAAAAAT GAATGTCCCAGTGGGCTGGTGGACGAAGAAACATTCAAGACCATCTACTCACAGTTTTTTCCTCAAGGAG ATGCCACCACATATGCACATTTCTTGTTCAACGCCTTTGACATGGACAGAAGTGGATCAATCCGATTTGAG GACTTTGTCTTAGGATTGTCTGTGCTGCTCAGAGGCTCTGTGACAGAGAAACTTCGATGGGCATTCAACCTGTATGATATAAATAAAGACGGCCACATTACTAAAGAG GAAATGTTGGCTATAATGACATCTATTTATGACATGATGGGCAGGTACACCTTACCCAGTGTACGAGACGATTCCCCCTTTGAACATGTTGAGAAATTCTTCCAG AAGATGGATCGTAACAGAGATGGAGTGGTAACCATTGATGAATTCATTGAAACCTGTCAAAAG GATGAAAACATCATGGCCTCTATGCAGCTTTTTGAGAATGTCATCTAA
- the LOC117528945 gene encoding calsenilin-like isoform X1 produces the protein MQAEEKAAVDGGLLSDISGKETNPGGQTEGSKWQKPHISRKSLMKCCLVKWIIASTTQQGPDDSSDSDLELSMVRHQPEGLEQLQAQTQFTRKELQSLYRGFKNECPSGLVDEETFKTIYSQFFPQGDATTYAHFLFNAFDMDRSGSIRFEDFVLGLSVLLRGSVTEKLRWAFNLYDINKDGHITKEEMLAIMTSIYDMMGRYTLPSVRDDSPFEHVEKFFQKMDRNRDGVVTIDEFIETCQKDENIMASMQLFENVI, from the exons ATGCAG GCGGAGGAGAAGGCGGCGGTGGACGGGGGGCTGCTGTCCGATATCAGTGGGAAAGAGACAAACCCAGGAGGCCAGACGGAGGGGTCCAAGTGGCAGAAACCACACATCTCACGGAAATCTCTGATGAAGTGCTGCCTTGTCAAGTGGATCATTGCCAGCACCACTCAGCAGGGTCCAG ATG ACAGCAGTGACAGCGACCTTGAACTGTCCATGGTGCGTCACCAGCCTGAAGGCCTCGAACAGCTCCAAGCCCAGACCCAGTTCACCAGGAAGGAGCTGCAGTCGCTTTACAGAGGCTTCAAAAAT GAATGTCCCAGTGGGCTGGTGGACGAAGAAACATTCAAGACCATCTACTCACAGTTTTTTCCTCAAGGAG ATGCCACCACATATGCACATTTCTTGTTCAACGCCTTTGACATGGACAGAAGTGGATCAATCCGATTTGAG GACTTTGTCTTAGGATTGTCTGTGCTGCTCAGAGGCTCTGTGACAGAGAAACTTCGATGGGCATTCAACCTGTATGATATAAATAAAGACGGCCACATTACTAAAGAG GAAATGTTGGCTATAATGACATCTATTTATGACATGATGGGCAGGTACACCTTACCCAGTGTACGAGACGATTCCCCCTTTGAACATGTTGAGAAATTCTTCCAG AAGATGGATCGTAACAGAGATGGAGTGGTAACCATTGATGAATTCATTGAAACCTGTCAAAAG GATGAAAACATCATGGCCTCTATGCAGCTTTTTGAGAATGTCATCTAA
- the LOC117528945 gene encoding calsenilin-like isoform X3 encodes MQTASSEVTAQLDIRNSFVDNIICKTIMGLEGMEMIAIAVVIGLFIIVLKQFGIWEPLSLEDSSDSDLELSMVRHQPEGLEQLQAQTQFTRKELQSLYRGFKNECPSGLVDEETFKTIYSQFFPQGDATTYAHFLFNAFDMDRSGSIRFEDFVLGLSVLLRGSVTEKLRWAFNLYDINKDGHITKEEMLAIMTSIYDMMGRYTLPSVRDDSPFEHVEKFFQKMDRNRDGVVTIDEFIETCQKDENIMASMQLFENVI; translated from the exons ATGCAAACGGCTTCATCAGAGGTAACAGCTCAGCTGGACATTAGAAATTCATTTGTTGACAACATCATATGCAAGACAATAATGGGATTGGAGGGCATGGAAATGATTGCCATCGCGGTGGTTATTGGTTTGTTTATAATTGTGCTCAAACAGTTTGGGATCTGGGAGCCCTTGTCATTAGAAG ACAGCAGTGACAGCGACCTTGAACTGTCCATGGTGCGTCACCAGCCTGAAGGCCTCGAACAGCTCCAAGCCCAGACCCAGTTCACCAGGAAGGAGCTGCAGTCGCTTTACAGAGGCTTCAAAAAT GAATGTCCCAGTGGGCTGGTGGACGAAGAAACATTCAAGACCATCTACTCACAGTTTTTTCCTCAAGGAG ATGCCACCACATATGCACATTTCTTGTTCAACGCCTTTGACATGGACAGAAGTGGATCAATCCGATTTGAG GACTTTGTCTTAGGATTGTCTGTGCTGCTCAGAGGCTCTGTGACAGAGAAACTTCGATGGGCATTCAACCTGTATGATATAAATAAAGACGGCCACATTACTAAAGAG GAAATGTTGGCTATAATGACATCTATTTATGACATGATGGGCAGGTACACCTTACCCAGTGTACGAGACGATTCCCCCTTTGAACATGTTGAGAAATTCTTCCAG AAGATGGATCGTAACAGAGATGGAGTGGTAACCATTGATGAATTCATTGAAACCTGTCAAAAG GATGAAAACATCATGGCCTCTATGCAGCTTTTTGAGAATGTCATCTAA